Proteins encoded together in one Rana temporaria chromosome 6, aRanTem1.1, whole genome shotgun sequence window:
- the LOC120944132 gene encoding uncharacterized protein LOC120944132 isoform X2 encodes MSEIQTNCNLDNEQEININQYMAKMKRLLKKKSNLHWHIEFLNKYARENISPLGLRIQVFPSFQTTIPEFKVAWEQALSTCSTQLMKLLVGHHQSELLSLEQDILLLQSNNEGIKGHTHYDKRCQDIKDFITKTTKDIIYKKQVKLSKDRFAFSEGFAYRWQAPTQYKGSRSNFRVPRNVDSNQYTTEDDTESDSSSLLPSQPPSRRNYPASTSSTSGTPH; translated from the exons ATGTCCGAAATTCAGACGAATTGCAACCTAGATAATGAACAGGAAATCAATATCAATCAATACATGGCTAAAATGAAACgccttttaaagaaaaaatcaaatttaCATTGGCATATTGAATTCCTTAATAAGTATGCCAGAGAGAACATTAGCCCACTAGGTCTACGCATTCAAGTGTTTCCTTCTTTCCAGACCACTATACCTGAATTCAAAGTGGCGTGGGAACAAGCACTTTCAACATGTAGCACACAATTAATGAAATTATTGGTAGGCCATCATCAGTCAGAGCTGCTATCCTTAGAACAGGATATCTTGCTACTACAATCCAATAATGAAGGTATAAAAGGCCATACCCATTATGATAAACGATGTCAAGACATCAAAGACTTTATAACCAAAACAACCAAAGATATCATTTACAAAAAACAAGTGAAACTGTCGAAGGACAGATTTGCATTCAGTGAGGGCTTTGCCTATCGTTGGCAGGCCCCCACTCAATACAAAGGCTCACGTTCCAACTTCAGGGTACCTCGCAACGTAGACAGTAACCAATATACAACTGAAGATGATACTGAATCTGACTCCTCTTCTTTATTGCCTTCACAGCCTCCTTCGAGACGGAACTACCCAGCATCCACTTCCTCCACTTCGGGGACAC CACATTGA
- the LOC120944132 gene encoding uncharacterized protein LOC120944132 isoform X1, whose amino-acid sequence MSEIQTNCNLDNEQEININQYMAKMKRLLKKKSNLHWHIEFLNKYARENISPLGLRIQVFPSFQTTIPEFKVAWEQALSTCSTQLMKLLVGHHQSELLSLEQDILLLQSNNEGIKGHTHYDKRCQDIKDFITKTTKDIIYKKQVKLSKDRFAFSEGFAYRWQAPTQYKGSRSNFRVPRNVDSNQYTTEDDTESDSSSLLPSQPPSRRNYPASTSSTSGTRKRGFGAH is encoded by the exons ATGTCCGAAATTCAGACGAATTGCAACCTAGATAATGAACAGGAAATCAATATCAATCAATACATGGCTAAAATGAAACgccttttaaagaaaaaatcaaatttaCATTGGCATATTGAATTCCTTAATAAGTATGCCAGAGAGAACATTAGCCCACTAGGTCTACGCATTCAAGTGTTTCCTTCTTTCCAGACCACTATACCTGAATTCAAAGTGGCGTGGGAACAAGCACTTTCAACATGTAGCACACAATTAATGAAATTATTGGTAGGCCATCATCAGTCAGAGCTGCTATCCTTAGAACAGGATATCTTGCTACTACAATCCAATAATGAAGGTATAAAAGGCCATACCCATTATGATAAACGATGTCAAGACATCAAAGACTTTATAACCAAAACAACCAAAGATATCATTTACAAAAAACAAGTGAAACTGTCGAAGGACAGATTTGCATTCAGTGAGGGCTTTGCCTATCGTTGGCAGGCCCCCACTCAATACAAAGGCTCACGTTCCAACTTCAGGGTACCTCGCAACGTAGACAGTAACCAATATACAACTGAAGATGATACTGAATCTGACTCCTCTTCTTTATTGCCTTCACAGCCTCCTTCGAGACGGAACTACCCAGCATCCACTTCCTCCACTTCGGGGACACGTAAGAGGGGTTTTGGTG CACATTGA